The Amycolatopsis viridis genome window below encodes:
- a CDS encoding DUF7927 domain-containing protein, which yields MAGGVTGAGTTASAASGTAVTCSTDPNIFNTGYDRASGGALPGGTDPSWEVAGPFGPTNPLPAAAPPPAGATWGPANVARITPVWDPSPYDNAQWISQQTTANPDQGVPRGDWYYRYQFTLDSVVDPGAFTLAMNFLADNTVTEVYVNGVPQSSKTTGLPSAPAGQDPYFFAGFKTPAAAQTTLNHDWRSGLNTMVVQVKSGQGAEGFLAQMRPSVLCPTLEVTKTVAGRASADDQFTVSVADSTGTVINSATTSGTGTTASSGATPVRAGATYTITDAMAAGAASRLSYYRPTITCTNTTTGQAVAATGSAPSWKFTVPTAGAFRCAVTNTATQAWNCDAFGYLFQTPSATSPNDIFQVDLATGAAKKILETPTPVNAVGFNTLDNYFYGFDNAGHLVRVNADGSLTDLGVPPGIADGENFNVGDFDSNGHLWVTRSVSPANWYEIDLVPGSPTYGRVVRSGSITTPGGLNSGADWSWIGGALYKVGSEAATGAPHLLKFDPVTGTESDAGRIVGMPDNPFIGATYADAAGYLYSSDNTTGDIYRTDPRTRQSILVSHGPASGGNDGARCASAPIPTITVEKQVAGRVQAADQFTVGLLAGGGTQLTAATTTGTNTSASTANWPVTQGATYTITDAMAPGSPDAISAYAATITCVDSTTGDPVPAGGNGPWTLTVSTTHNYKCTVTNTPGTPSYEVTKTAGTAGPVHPGDKVTYTVTVRNTGSVPYTAENPASFTDDLSAVLDDATYNNDATGGATVQGTTLSWSGPLAVGATVTVTYSVTVDNPVTGDQKLRNAVTGGTNCPPGATDPACAPPEIPVQSFRAVKTTDATAVTPGSVIHYTVTVTNTGIVDYPAGNPASFTDDLSAVLDDATYNNDADNGATYTAPTLSWSGPLAVGQSVEVHYSLTVNDPHTGDQRLANAVVTPPGTGGNCAAGSTDPACTTTTPSKSFSVTKSASQQDANPGDTITYTVVVTNTGQAAYPAEAPASFTDDLSGVLDDATYNNDATGGATYAEPVLSWSGPLAVGESVTVTYTVTVHNPDTGDKRLVNAVSNPPGTGGGCAPGSTDPACHNVVAVRSFSVAKKADPAEAGLGDTVTYTVTVTNTGQAAYTAQNPAGFIDDLSGVLDDATYNNDADNGATYTAPTLSWSGPLAVGQTVTVTYSVTVHKPGTGDHDLVNGVSAPPGVPGFTCADGSLAPCAPGHVPVSDYTVTKTASAAQAGTGEKVTYTVTVTNTGRTGYTAANPATFTDDLSGVLDDATYNDDATNGATVDRNTLSWSGPLAVGQSVTVTYSVTVNAPSTGDHHLRNAVTGGGNCPPGADAAACRTDTPVASYTVAKSASAEKALPGDTITYTMTVTNTGQADYTAENPAAFSDNLAAVLDDATYNNDATNGAQYVAPVLSWSGPLAVGQTVTVTYSVTVGNPDSGDHQLTNAPVLPDVPGAGCADGTPGPCDPVQTPVQSYDVVKTVDKTKAAAGDKLTYTVTVTNTGKVDYPAGAPASFTDDLSAVLDDATYNNDATGGATYAEPVLSWSGPLAVGQAVTVTYSVTVHSPDTGDQKLGNTVVTPAGGGSCPAGTTNPQCTANVPGNQLKVTKTTSSATAAPGEKVTYTVTVTNTGQADFTAQDPASFTDDLSAVLDDATYNGDATGGATVDGTTLSWSGPLPAGQSVTVTYSVTVHDPDTGDRLLDNKVVTPPGLNGNCTTGSTDPDCGTRTSVRSFEVVKHASTGHAGPGGKVTYTVTVTNTGQVAYTADKPASFTDDLSAVLDDATYNGDATGGATVDGTTLSWSGPLAVGGTTTVTYSVTVNDPARGDGNLHNVVVTPPGSGGFNPGGNCAAGADNPDCRTDTAVDTPAGPGKPGAPGASGGGKLATTGDNTWLQLLVAGILLALGGALLTVIRVRRRHG from the coding sequence GTGGCGGGAGGGGTGACGGGTGCGGGCACGACGGCCAGTGCGGCCTCCGGCACCGCCGTCACCTGCTCGACCGATCCGAACATCTTCAACACCGGCTACGACCGGGCGAGCGGTGGTGCGCTGCCGGGCGGCACCGACCCCAGCTGGGAGGTCGCCGGCCCGTTCGGGCCGACCAACCCGCTGCCGGCCGCCGCCCCGCCGCCGGCCGGGGCCACGTGGGGACCGGCCAACGTCGCCCGGATCACCCCGGTGTGGGACCCGAGCCCGTACGACAACGCGCAGTGGATCTCGCAGCAGACCACGGCGAATCCGGACCAGGGCGTGCCGCGCGGTGACTGGTACTACCGGTACCAGTTCACCCTGGACTCCGTGGTGGACCCCGGCGCGTTCACCCTGGCCATGAACTTCCTGGCCGACAACACGGTCACCGAGGTCTACGTCAACGGCGTGCCGCAGAGCTCCAAGACGACCGGGCTGCCGAGCGCACCGGCCGGCCAGGACCCCTACTTCTTCGCCGGGTTCAAGACCCCCGCCGCCGCGCAGACCACGCTGAACCACGACTGGCGTTCCGGTCTCAACACGATGGTCGTGCAGGTGAAGAGCGGGCAGGGTGCCGAGGGCTTCCTCGCCCAGATGCGCCCGAGCGTGCTCTGCCCGACGCTGGAGGTCACCAAGACGGTGGCCGGTCGCGCGTCGGCCGACGACCAGTTCACGGTGAGCGTGGCCGACAGCACCGGCACGGTGATCAACTCGGCCACCACGTCGGGCACCGGCACCACCGCGAGCAGCGGAGCAACCCCGGTGCGCGCGGGTGCCACCTACACCATCACCGATGCGATGGCGGCGGGTGCGGCGAGCCGGCTGAGCTACTACCGGCCCACGATCACCTGCACCAACACCACGACCGGGCAGGCCGTGGCGGCAACGGGCTCGGCACCGTCGTGGAAGTTCACCGTGCCGACGGCGGGAGCGTTCCGCTGCGCGGTGACCAACACCGCGACGCAGGCCTGGAACTGTGACGCCTTCGGTTACCTGTTCCAGACGCCGTCGGCCACCAGCCCGAACGACATCTTCCAGGTCGATCTGGCGACGGGTGCGGCGAAGAAGATCCTGGAGACCCCGACGCCGGTGAACGCGGTCGGGTTCAACACCCTGGACAACTACTTCTACGGCTTCGACAACGCCGGTCACCTGGTCCGGGTCAACGCCGACGGCAGCCTGACCGATCTGGGTGTTCCCCCCGGGATCGCCGACGGTGAGAACTTCAACGTCGGTGACTTCGACAGCAACGGTCACCTGTGGGTGACCCGGTCGGTCTCGCCCGCCAACTGGTACGAGATCGACCTCGTGCCGGGATCACCGACCTACGGCCGGGTCGTCCGGTCCGGCTCGATCACGACGCCGGGCGGGCTCAACAGCGGCGCCGACTGGTCGTGGATCGGCGGCGCTCTCTACAAGGTGGGCTCCGAGGCGGCCACCGGCGCGCCGCACCTGCTGAAGTTCGACCCCGTCACCGGCACGGAAAGCGACGCCGGGCGCATCGTGGGGATGCCGGACAACCCGTTCATCGGTGCCACCTACGCCGATGCGGCAGGCTACCTGTACAGCTCGGACAACACCACCGGCGACATCTACCGCACCGACCCGCGCACCCGCCAGTCGATCCTGGTCTCGCACGGTCCCGCCTCCGGCGGCAACGACGGCGCTCGCTGCGCCAGCGCGCCGATCCCCACCATCACGGTGGAGAAGCAGGTGGCCGGGCGGGTCCAGGCCGCCGACCAGTTCACCGTCGGCCTCCTGGCCGGCGGCGGTACCCAGCTGACCGCGGCCACCACCACGGGGACGAACACCTCGGCGAGCACGGCGAACTGGCCGGTGACGCAGGGCGCCACCTACACGATCACCGACGCGATGGCGCCCGGCTCCCCGGACGCGATCAGCGCCTACGCCGCGACCATCACCTGCGTGGACTCCACCACCGGTGACCCGGTCCCGGCCGGCGGGAACGGTCCGTGGACCTTGACCGTGTCCACCACGCACAACTACAAGTGCACGGTCACCAACACGCCCGGAACCCCGTCGTACGAGGTGACCAAGACCGCCGGGACCGCCGGTCCGGTCCACCCGGGCGACAAGGTCACCTACACCGTGACGGTCCGCAACACCGGCAGTGTCCCGTACACCGCCGAGAACCCCGCGTCGTTCACCGACGACCTGTCGGCGGTGCTGGACGACGCGACCTACAACAACGATGCCACCGGTGGCGCGACCGTCCAGGGCACCACGCTGTCCTGGTCCGGCCCGCTGGCGGTCGGCGCGACCGTCACCGTCACCTACTCGGTCACGGTCGACAACCCGGTGACCGGTGACCAGAAGCTGCGCAACGCCGTGACCGGCGGGACGAACTGCCCGCCGGGTGCGACCGATCCGGCCTGTGCGCCGCCGGAGATCCCGGTGCAGTCGTTCCGGGCGGTGAAGACCACCGACGCCACCGCGGTGACGCCGGGCTCGGTGATCCACTACACGGTCACGGTCACCAACACCGGGATCGTGGACTACCCGGCGGGCAACCCGGCGTCGTTCACCGACGACCTGTCGGCGGTGCTGGACGACGCGACCTACAACAACGACGCGGACAACGGGGCGACCTACACCGCGCCGACCCTGTCGTGGTCGGGTCCGCTCGCCGTGGGCCAGTCCGTCGAGGTGCACTACTCGCTGACGGTCAACGACCCGCACACCGGTGACCAGCGGCTGGCCAACGCCGTGGTCACGCCACCGGGCACCGGCGGCAACTGCGCCGCCGGGTCCACCGACCCCGCGTGCACCACGACGACGCCGTCGAAGTCGTTCAGCGTCACCAAGTCCGCCTCGCAGCAGGACGCGAACCCGGGTGACACGATCACCTACACGGTCGTCGTGACGAACACCGGCCAGGCCGCCTACCCGGCAGAGGCACCGGCGTCGTTCACCGACGACCTGTCGGGGGTGCTGGACGACGCGACCTACAACAACGACGCCACCGGTGGGGCGACCTACGCCGAACCGGTGCTGTCGTGGTCGGGTCCCCTCGCGGTCGGCGAATCCGTCACGGTCACGTACACGGTGACGGTCCACAACCCGGACACCGGTGACAAGCGGCTGGTGAACGCGGTCAGCAACCCGCCGGGCACCGGTGGTGGCTGCGCCCCGGGCTCGACCGATCCCGCGTGCCACAACGTGGTTGCGGTCCGGTCGTTCTCGGTCGCCAAGAAGGCCGACCCGGCCGAGGCCGGGCTGGGCGACACCGTGACCTACACGGTGACGGTGACCAACACCGGTCAGGCCGCCTACACCGCGCAGAACCCGGCCGGCTTCATCGACGACCTGTCGGGGGTGCTGGACGACGCGACCTACAACAACGACGCGGACAACGGGGCGACCTACACCGCGCCGACCCTGTCGTGGTCGGGACCCCTCGCCGTCGGGCAGACGGTCACGGTGACCTACTCGGTGACCGTGCACAAGCCCGGCACCGGTGACCACGACCTGGTCAACGGCGTCAGCGCACCACCGGGCGTGCCCGGCTTCACCTGCGCGGACGGCTCGCTCGCCCCGTGCGCACCGGGCCACGTGCCGGTGTCCGACTACACGGTGACCAAGACGGCGTCGGCCGCCCAGGCCGGCACCGGCGAGAAGGTCACCTACACCGTCACGGTGACCAACACCGGCAGGACCGGCTACACGGCCGCCAACCCGGCCACGTTCACCGACGACCTGTCCGGTGTCCTGGACGACGCCACCTACAACGACGACGCCACCAACGGCGCCACGGTCGACCGGAACACGCTGTCCTGGTCCGGCCCGCTCGCGGTCGGCCAGTCGGTGACGGTGACCTACTCGGTGACGGTGAACGCGCCGAGCACCGGTGACCACCACCTGCGCAACGCGGTGACCGGCGGCGGCAACTGCCCGCCGGGCGCGGACGCTGCGGCCTGCCGGACGGACACGCCGGTCGCGTCCTACACGGTCGCCAAGTCCGCGTCGGCCGAGAAGGCCCTGCCCGGCGACACCATCACCTACACGATGACGGTGACCAACACCGGCCAGGCCGATTACACGGCGGAGAACCCGGCCGCGTTCAGCGACAACCTGGCCGCCGTGCTGGACGACGCCACCTACAACAACGACGCCACCAACGGCGCGCAGTACGTGGCGCCGGTGCTGTCGTGGTCCGGTCCGCTCGCGGTCGGGCAGACGGTGACGGTGACCTACTCGGTGACCGTCGGCAACCCGGACAGCGGTGACCACCAGCTCACCAACGCCCCGGTGCTGCCGGACGTCCCCGGCGCCGGGTGCGCCGACGGCACGCCCGGACCGTGTGACCCGGTCCAGACTCCGGTGCAGTCCTACGACGTGGTCAAGACGGTCGACAAGACCAAGGCCGCGGCGGGGGACAAGCTCACCTACACGGTGACGGTGACCAACACCGGCAAGGTCGACTACCCGGCCGGGGCCCCGGCGAGCTTCACCGACGACCTGTCGGCGGTGCTCGACGACGCGACCTACAACAACGACGCCACCGGCGGGGCGACCTACGCCGAACCGGTGCTGTCGTGGTCGGGTCCGCTCGCCGTCGGGCAGGCGGTCACGGTGACCTACTCGGTCACGGTGCACAGCCCGGACACCGGTGACCAGAAGCTGGGCAACACCGTGGTGACCCCGGCGGGCGGCGGCAGCTGCCCCGCGGGGACCACCAACCCGCAGTGCACGGCGAACGTGCCGGGCAACCAGCTGAAGGTGACCAAGACGACCTCGTCGGCCACGGCCGCTCCGGGGGAGAAGGTGACCTACACGGTGACGGTGACCAACACCGGCCAGGCCGACTTCACCGCACAGGACCCGGCGAGCTTCACCGACGACCTGTCCGCTGTGCTCGACGACGCCACCTACAACGGTGACGCCACCGGCGGCGCCACGGTCGACGGGACCACGCTGTCCTGGTCCGGTCCGCTGCCCGCGGGGCAGTCGGTGACGGTGACCTACTCGGTGACCGTGCACGACCCGGACACCGGCGACCGGTTGCTGGACAACAAGGTGGTCACCCCGCCGGGGCTGAACGGCAACTGCACCACGGGGTCCACCGACCCGGACTGCGGTACGCGGACCAGCGTGCGGTCGTTCGAGGTGGTCAAGCACGCCTCCACCGGCCACGCCGGACCGGGCGGCAAGGTCACCTACACCGTCACGGTGACCAACACCGGGCAGGTGGCCTACACCGCGGACAAGCCGGCGAGCTTCACCGACGACCTGTCCGCTGTGCTCGACGACGCGACCTACAACGGTGACGCCACCGGCGGCGCCACGGTCGACGGGACCACGCTGTCCTGGTCCGGTCCGCTCGCGGTGGGAGGCACGACGACGGTCACCTACTCGGTCACGGTGAACGATCCGGCCCGTGGCGACGGGAACCTCCACAACGTGGTGGTCACCCCGCCGGGTTCGGGCGGGTTCAACCCGGGCGGCAACTGCGCCGCCGGTGCGGACAACCCGGACTGCCGGACCGACACGGCGGTCGACACGCCGGCCGGTCCCGGCAAGCCGGGCGCGCCGGGCGCCTCGGGTGGCGGCAAGCTCGCCACCACGGGTGACAACACCTGGCTGCAGCTGCTCGTGGCGGGGATCCTCCTCGCACTCGGCGGTGCGCTGCTCACGGTGATCAGGGTCCGCCGCCGCCACGGCTGA
- a CDS encoding LuxR C-terminal-related transcriptional regulator: protein MNEDRVRVGRELIVRPRLMRELDQPSALTVLRAPLGFGKTALVAQWLRDRGNKPAARVRATASPAEFWDRVRDALLDTGVTGPADPARSPLHGLARAVRACGDLVLVVDDFDEIADGGVERDLLYLLRDCPGLRLVVCVRGERHFARHRRLDLDAVELTAHDLAFTVDETEAVLQACGLTGTPQWAEAVHHECGGWPEPVRAAAIVLRELSRAGRPAPSAPAIVTEYLRDRLLSELDDERVCDLAFAAALLGPAPTGLLVSLAGGERGEHLPARLGALGLLVEPGPAGRTPRWSEAARAALSEVFCTRHPARARELRGRAAQWYRDHRQPAAALSEAVQAQDPELAVRIVDEHWLDLLENHTDVLRSAFAALPVPALETSARAMAVRDLLLRAPDDRVFAALPPLPPSAPEPSALPEVLDTGLATLLVLRGRGLLLRATAHGDRLLTFAGAGAPRLSRLFQEVGTTRLLTGDLRAARHALSTAADLAGPAAAAEAHGQLALVSLAAGGDVTGVPAEAAGTRSGTLARAILALDRLDLKTAAECVSRLHRLPGPDPLWPVTAFVHSGYLWAAGDPLGGLKHLDQVRAAHGGDRGPGGVAGPLLAAAEANLLIALGHGNHASAVLDEFDPRHPLLRVIRARLLLLGGNPAEAVQHCEDLAWLRAAPRSLELELMLIRAIAQLRSGDRTGSAGTVRRAVSSARRTGLLRPFRTVPRAELADVASHAGVDALALLQEPALRNVPDLFPKRLDLVVLTDRERHILDYLAAGLPSQRIAHQLFISYNTVKTHVRGLYRKLKAGSRDEALARARALGLLPADAGPATTAIVPHRSPGQTTVPA from the coding sequence GTGAACGAAGACCGGGTGCGCGTGGGACGCGAACTCATCGTGCGGCCGCGGCTGATGCGCGAACTCGACCAGCCGTCGGCACTGACGGTGCTGCGGGCACCGCTGGGATTCGGCAAGACCGCGCTCGTGGCGCAATGGTTGCGCGACCGGGGGAACAAGCCGGCCGCGCGGGTGCGCGCCACCGCAAGCCCGGCGGAGTTCTGGGACCGCGTGCGGGATGCCTTGCTGGACACCGGCGTCACCGGCCCGGCCGATCCGGCGCGGTCCCCGCTGCACGGGCTGGCCCGCGCCGTCCGGGCATGCGGTGACCTGGTGCTCGTCGTCGACGACTTCGACGAGATCGCCGACGGTGGCGTCGAGCGCGATCTGCTGTACCTGCTGCGCGACTGTCCGGGCCTGCGCCTCGTGGTGTGCGTGCGCGGCGAGCGCCACTTCGCCCGGCACCGCCGACTCGACCTGGACGCCGTCGAACTGACCGCGCACGACCTCGCGTTCACCGTGGACGAAACCGAGGCGGTGCTGCAGGCGTGCGGGCTCACCGGGACACCGCAGTGGGCTGAGGCCGTCCACCACGAGTGCGGTGGCTGGCCCGAACCCGTCCGCGCCGCGGCGATCGTGTTGCGCGAGCTGTCCCGGGCCGGCCGGCCGGCACCGTCGGCACCCGCCATCGTCACCGAGTACCTGCGTGACCGGCTGCTGTCCGAACTGGACGACGAACGGGTTTGTGATCTCGCCTTCGCCGCCGCCCTCCTCGGCCCCGCGCCCACCGGCCTGCTGGTGTCCCTGGCCGGCGGCGAGCGGGGCGAGCACCTGCCGGCACGACTGGGCGCCCTCGGGTTGCTGGTCGAGCCCGGCCCCGCCGGTCGCACCCCCCGGTGGTCCGAGGCTGCCCGCGCCGCGCTGTCCGAGGTGTTCTGCACCCGCCACCCGGCGCGGGCTCGCGAGCTGCGCGGGCGAGCCGCGCAGTGGTACCGGGACCACCGGCAGCCGGCCGCGGCACTGTCGGAGGCCGTGCAGGCGCAGGACCCGGAACTGGCCGTGCGGATCGTCGACGAGCACTGGCTCGACCTGCTGGAGAACCACACCGACGTGCTGCGGTCCGCGTTCGCCGCACTCCCCGTCCCAGCTCTGGAAACGAGCGCGCGGGCCATGGCGGTCCGCGATCTCCTGCTGCGTGCGCCGGACGACCGGGTGTTCGCCGCACTTCCGCCGCTCCCGCCGTCGGCGCCGGAGCCGTCCGCGCTCCCGGAGGTTCTCGACACCGGTCTGGCCACCCTCCTGGTACTGCGCGGCCGCGGCCTGCTCCTCCGCGCGACAGCCCACGGCGACCGGCTGCTCACCTTCGCCGGCGCGGGGGCGCCCCGGTTGTCCCGGCTCTTCCAGGAGGTGGGGACCACCCGGCTGCTCACCGGCGACCTCCGGGCGGCGCGCCACGCGCTCTCGACGGCCGCCGACCTCGCCGGGCCGGCGGCGGCCGCGGAGGCGCACGGACAGCTCGCCCTCGTCTCGCTGGCGGCCGGCGGCGACGTCACCGGTGTGCCGGCCGAAGCAGCCGGCACCCGATCCGGCACGCTCGCCCGGGCGATCCTGGCGCTCGACCGGCTCGACCTGAAGACCGCGGCGGAGTGCGTCAGCCGGCTGCACCGGCTGCCGGGTCCGGACCCGCTGTGGCCGGTCACCGCGTTCGTCCACAGTGGATACCTCTGGGCTGCCGGCGACCCGCTCGGCGGGCTGAAACACCTGGACCAGGTCCGCGCCGCGCACGGCGGCGACCGCGGGCCGGGCGGCGTCGCCGGCCCGCTCCTGGCCGCGGCCGAGGCCAACCTGCTCATCGCGCTGGGGCACGGCAACCACGCCTCGGCGGTGCTCGACGAGTTCGATCCGCGGCACCCGCTGCTCCGGGTGATCCGCGCGCGGTTGCTGCTGCTCGGCGGAAACCCCGCGGAAGCGGTGCAGCACTGCGAGGATCTCGCGTGGTTGCGTGCCGCGCCACGGTCGCTCGAACTGGAGTTGATGCTCATCCGGGCCATCGCGCAGCTGCGGTCGGGTGATCGCACCGGTTCCGCCGGGACGGTGCGCCGCGCCGTCTCGTCCGCGCGCCGCACCGGACTGCTGCGCCCGTTCCGGACCGTCCCCCGCGCGGAACTCGCCGACGTGGCCTCGCACGCCGGCGTCGACGCCCTGGCCCTGCTGCAGGAGCCCGCGCTCCGGAACGTGCCGGACCTCTTCCCGAAACGGCTCGACCTGGTCGTGCTCACCGACCGGGAGCGGCACATCCTGGACTACCTCGCCGCCGGGCTGCCCAGCCAGCGGATCGCGCACCAGCTCTTCATCTCCTACAACACCGTGAAGACGCACGTTCGCGGGCTGTACCGCAAGCTCAAGGCCGGCAGCCGGGACGAAGCGCTCGCCCGGGCGCGCGCCCTCGGCCTGCTTCCGGCGGATGCGGGACCGGCCACGACGGCGATCGTCCCGCACCGCAGCCCCGGTCAGACCACGGTCCCCGCCTGA
- a CDS encoding RNA polymerase sigma factor, whose translation MGDTATRELAGMPDDELLDAACGGDREAYAILVRWHRVAAPRYARSVTRCSPGGQDQAADAPPRTMLTAFAALPARWRRVLWMVEVLGHRPQDVAAELGIAPAAACSLLWRARTALRRQYEQHGSRDR comes from the coding sequence ATGGGTGACACCGCGACACGTGAGCTCGCCGGCATGCCGGACGACGAACTGCTGGACGCGGCCTGCGGCGGTGACCGGGAGGCGTACGCGATCCTGGTCCGCTGGCACCGGGTCGCCGCGCCGAGGTACGCCCGCTCGGTCACCCGGTGCTCCCCCGGCGGGCAGGACCAGGCCGCCGACGCACCGCCCCGGACCATGCTGACGGCGTTCGCCGCCCTGCCGGCCCGCTGGCGGCGGGTCCTCTGGATGGTCGAGGTCCTCGGTCACCGCCCGCAGGACGTGGCCGCCGAACTCGGCATCGCGCCCGCCGCGGCGTGCTCGCTGCTGTGGCGGGCGCGCACGGCCTTGCGGCGGCAGTACGAGCAGCACGGTTCCCGTGACCGGTGA
- a CDS encoding NADPH-dependent F420 reductase — MRISVLGSGIVGRTLAARLVDLRHRVVIGTRDPGRPHITRWLRGAGELARAGTYAEAARSASIVVNATPGTATLDALHAAGAAALAGKVLVDVANPVGDPAADPPRLRTGDRSLGEDIQATFTQTRVVKALNTVSPSVMVNPKRVPGDHVAFIAGDSRQAKTMVTGLLREFGWSPHAIVDLGDITGARSMEMLFPLRQRLSRSLGHTNFNLGILHA, encoded by the coding sequence GTGCGGATTTCGGTACTGGGCAGCGGGATCGTCGGACGCACGCTGGCCGCGCGCCTGGTCGACCTCCGGCACCGGGTCGTGATCGGTACCCGCGATCCCGGCCGGCCGCACATCACCCGGTGGCTCCGGGGCGCGGGTGAGCTGGCCCGCGCCGGGACCTACGCGGAGGCGGCGCGGTCCGCGTCGATCGTGGTCAACGCCACCCCGGGAACGGCCACTTTGGACGCGCTGCACGCGGCCGGTGCGGCGGCACTCGCCGGCAAGGTGCTGGTCGACGTCGCCAACCCGGTCGGCGACCCGGCCGCGGACCCGCCCCGGCTCCGAACCGGTGACCGGAGCCTGGGCGAGGACATCCAGGCGACGTTCACCCAGACCAGAGTGGTCAAGGCACTCAACACGGTGAGCCCGTCGGTGATGGTCAACCCGAAGCGGGTGCCCGGCGACCACGTTGCGTTCATCGCCGGCGACAGCAGACAGGCCAAGACGATGGTGACCGGCCTGCTGCGTGAGTTCGGCTGGTCCCCGCACGCGATCGTCGACCTCGGTGACATCACCGGCGCGCGGTCGATGGAGATGCTGTTCCCGTTACGGCAGCGGCTGAGCAGGTCCCTCGGCCACACCAACTTCAACCTCGGGATCCTGCACGCCTGA
- a CDS encoding response regulator transcription factor, with amino-acid sequence MSTITARRLSVPAVHPGPAIRVAVADSLPLLREGLFALVQRSPVMRWAGHATTGPELVRLVGRAQPDVVLLGAGVNREPQLAAVVAAGRSTPAVVVLVEPGQVNRAYLGEALRAGARGVVARDADPLRIAEAISTARRQIHIDGQLRSVLLPREAPGELPGPLPVPRRPALTGREYEVLHLLAEGLSTTQIAAGLLLSVETIRTHVRGVLRKLGARDRTHAVALAFRSGLLVAPEQPTGEGRTALTPA; translated from the coding sequence GTGTCCACGATCACCGCCCGCCGGTTGTCCGTCCCCGCCGTCCACCCCGGGCCCGCGATCCGGGTCGCGGTGGCCGATTCGCTCCCGCTCCTGCGCGAGGGGCTGTTCGCGCTGGTCCAGCGCAGCCCGGTGATGCGCTGGGCCGGCCACGCCACCACGGGGCCGGAGCTGGTTCGCCTGGTCGGGCGCGCGCAGCCCGACGTCGTCCTGCTCGGCGCCGGTGTGAACCGTGAGCCGCAGCTCGCCGCCGTGGTGGCCGCCGGCCGGAGCACACCCGCGGTGGTCGTCCTGGTGGAGCCCGGCCAGGTGAACCGCGCCTACCTGGGTGAGGCGCTGCGCGCCGGTGCGCGCGGGGTGGTCGCGCGCGATGCGGACCCGTTGCGCATCGCCGAGGCCATCTCCACCGCCCGCCGGCAGATCCACATCGACGGGCAGCTCAGAAGCGTGCTCCTGCCCCGGGAAGCGCCGGGTGAGCTGCCCGGGCCGCTCCCGGTTCCGCGGCGGCCCGCGCTGACCGGGCGCGAGTACGAGGTGCTGCATCTCCTCGCGGAAGGCCTGAGCACCACGCAGATCGCCGCCGGGCTGCTGCTGTCCGTGGAGACGATCCGCACCCACGTGCGGGGTGTGCTGCGCAAACTCGGCGCGCGGGACCGCACCCACGCGGTCGCCCTGGCGTTCCGCAGCGGCTTGCTGGTGGCGCCCGAGCAGCCCACCGGGGAGGGGCGGACGGCGCTGACGCCGGCGTGA
- a CDS encoding C40 family peptidase — protein MTGLAWVVAVVFAVPAVAAPRDDPDPYLALHREAERAYQDLGRARDELGALQDETGAREAELDAAERAESAARSGTESARAALPAAQSAALQARRRVTDFYSGVTAEFRRGREFAVLDSGRPREYHAALPLLDFLADDQLGQVRSADDAVRRAESAVTGSADTVARAGITRAEAAAALESARARRDAAARVLQDAQSRVASVEARLVTRAPRPPDSGLPAGDAGNVVRFALAQLGKPYVWGAEGPGAYDCSGLVLAAYRAIGASVPRTSAQQATAGVPVPRDQVRPGDLIFYYQPVSHVALAIDNSRAVHASRPGEPVGIAGIEAIGPVTAIRRVLS, from the coding sequence GTGACGGGATTGGCGTGGGTGGTGGCGGTCGTGTTCGCCGTGCCCGCCGTGGCAGCCCCGCGCGACGACCCCGACCCGTACCTGGCGCTGCACCGGGAAGCGGAGCGCGCTTACCAGGACCTCGGGCGAGCCCGCGACGAACTCGGTGCGCTCCAGGACGAGACCGGCGCGAGGGAGGCCGAACTCGACGCTGCCGAGCGGGCGGAATCGGCTGCCCGGAGCGGCACCGAATCGGCCCGGGCTGCCTTGCCCGCCGCGCAATCGGCCGCGCTCCAGGCACGCCGGCGCGTCACGGACTTCTACTCCGGCGTCACCGCGGAGTTCCGGCGTGGCCGGGAGTTCGCGGTGCTGGACAGCGGCCGGCCGCGGGAGTATCACGCCGCGTTGCCCCTGCTCGACTTCCTCGCCGACGACCAGCTCGGCCAGGTGCGCTCGGCCGATGACGCCGTCCGCCGGGCCGAGTCCGCCGTGACCGGGTCCGCGGACACCGTGGCGCGGGCCGGGATCACGCGCGCCGAGGCGGCCGCCGCGCTCGAGTCCGCCCGGGCGCGACGGGATGCCGCGGCTCGCGTGCTCCAGGACGCCCAGAGCCGGGTGGCGAGCGTGGAGGCCCGGCTGGTCACCCGGGCGCCCCGGCCACCCGATTCCGGACTCCCCGCCGGTGACGCCGGGAACGTCGTGCGGTTCGCGTTGGCACAACTCGGAAAACCCTACGTGTGGGGAGCCGAAGGGCCCGGCGCCTACGACTGCTCGGGGCTCGTGCTGGCCGCCTACCGGGCGATCGGCGCGAGTGTGCCGAGGACGAGCGCGCAGCAGGCCACCGCCGGCGTGCCCGTGCCACGCGACCAGGTGCGCCCCGGTGACCTGATCTTCTACTACCAGCCCGTCAGCCACGTCGCCCTGGCGATCGACAACTCGCGTGCGGTGCACGCGTCCCGTCCGGGTGAGCCGGTCGGGATCGCGGGGATCGAAGCGATCGGCCCGGTCACCGCGATCCGGCGGGTCCTGAGCTGA